The Agrococcus sp. ProA11 genomic sequence TGGTGGGCTCGATCGACGAGGAGCGGCGCTCGTCGATGTCGCACAGCACGACGGTCACGTTGTCGGGGGCACCGCGCGAGAGCGACTCGTTGACGAGCCGCTGCACGGTGGAGGGGGTGTCGAGGCCCTGCGCGAGGATGGTGCGGATGCGATCCTCGTCGACGTAGCTCGACAGGCCGTCGGAGCACACCAGCCAGCGATCGCCCGGCAGTGCGTCCTCGACCGCGACGTCGATCTCCGGGTCGTGCTCGACGTTGCCGAGGATGCGCATGACGACGTTGCGACGCGGGTGGTGCTCCGCCTCCTCGCGCGTGATGCGCCCGGCATCCACGAGCTTCTGCACGAAGGTGTGGTCGGTGGAGATCTGCTCGAGCGCGCCGACGCGGTAGCGGTAGATGCGGCTGTCGCCGATGTGGGCGATGCCCACCCGGTCGCCGACCCTGATGATGCCCGAGCCGGTCGTGCCCATGCCGGAGAGCTCGGGGTGCTCGAGCATCGCCTGCTGCAGGGCATCGTTGCCCTCGCGGAGCGCCTGCGCGAGCGCCTGCGCCGCCTCCTCCGCGGTCTCGTACTCGCGGTCCGCTTCCCGCGCCCTGCGCGTGACGATGGCGCTCGCCACGTCGCCGCCGGCGTGGCCGCCCATGCCGTCGGCGACGAAGAACAGCCGGGCGCCGGCATAGCCGGAGTCCTGGTTCTCGGTGCGGATCCGGCCGACGTGGCTGATCGCTGCGGACAGCGGTGTGCTCAAGCTCAGCGCCTCAGCTCGAAGGTCGTCGTGCCGATGCGCACGGAGCTGCCCACCTGCACAGGCGTCGATTCGCTGATGCGCTTGCCCTCGACGAAGGTGCCGTTGGTCGAGCCGAGATCCTGCACCACCCACTGGTCGCGCCAGCGCGCGATCTTCGCGTGGGCGTTCGAGGTGTAGTCGTCCTTGATCTGCAGCCCGCTGCCTGAGGAGCGACCGATGGTCATGCCCGTTTCCGGCAGCTCCAACTCGAGCCCGGCCTTCGGGCCGGAGGTGATCACGATGCGGGTCGCCTGCCCGGATGCCGGCTTGCCCGTTGACGCCGGGGCAGGAGCGCGCGCGGTCGCGGTCGTCGGTGCATCGGCTCCCGCCGGGGCCGAGCCGCTCTCGCGAGAGCGCGCGCTGCGGACCGCCACCTGCTGGAGCTGCGTGAGGCGCGGCCCGAAGAGGTCGCTGCGCAGCGAGTACAGGACGATGAAGATGAACAGCCACAGGAGGGCGAGGAAGCCGATCCTGATGATGATGAGAGTCAGTTCGCTCACGGGCGCTCCTTCGACTGCGCCAGCAGGCGGTAGACGATCCGCGTTGCTCCGATGTCGATGATCGAGTCGGGTTCGAGCAGCGCGTGCTTCAGCGCCCTGCCGTTGAGTGTCGTGCCGTTCGTGGAGCCGAGGTCGCTCACCTGGGCGCGCGTGCCGTCCCAGATGATCTCGGCGTGCTTGCGCGAGGCGCCGGCGTCGTCGACCGTGATGTCGGCGTCGGAGCCTCGGCCGATGATCGTGCGGCCCGTGCGCAGCATGTGGCGCTTGCCCTTGATGTCGACGACCGCCGTCCAGACGACCTCGCCGGCTTCGGCGTCGGATCGGATCTCGAGCATGCCGGTCGTCAGCGCCTCGTCGGGCTCCAGGCCCAGATCGACGGCGCCGGGGAAGGAGTAGCCCGACTGGCGCGCGTGCGCCTGCACGGTGTCGGAGAGCTCGTCCAGCAGCGAGTCGCCGAGCCGCCGCAGCTTCTGGAAGTCGGTGGGCGAGAGGCGCACGGTGAGCCGATTGGGCACCAGGATGCGGTCGCGGGAGACCACGCTCGCCTGCGTGTCCAGCTCGCGCTTGAGCGCGCTGGCGATCTCCACCGGCTCGACGCCGGAGCGGAACGTCTTCGCGAAGGCGCCATTGACGGCCTTCTCCAGACCGCGTTCGATCGAATCGAGGAATCCCATCGTGTGTCCTCACCTCCCTTCAGCCGCCGTTAGCGTACCTGCCGAGCCTAAGAACCTGATATTCTCGTCAAGTTGCCCGGTTCCGACGGGGCTTCGCGCGAGTGGCGGAATTGGCAGACGCGCTGGCTTCAGGTGCCAGTGTCCGCAAGGACGTGGGGGTTCAAGTCCCCCCTCGCGCACGATCGGCCCCGGGCTCCACCCCGGGGCCGTTCGGTTTGCCCGGGCGGTGCCGACCGGGCAGTGCCGACCGGGCCGCGCCTATCGGGCCGCGCGGTCCCGACGCGTCCCCAGCAGAGGGCGGATTCGGCGAACGCCGCGGGCGGAGGATCGATCGTCCTCCGCCCGCGACATCTCCTCTGTTCGGGCCGGGATCAGGGCTCGAGCACGACCTTGATGCAGCCGTCGTGCTTCTTCTGGAACAGCTCGTACATCTCGGGCGCGCGATCCAGCGGCACCCGGTGCGTGACCAGGTCCTCGGTGCCGAGCGGGTCGGCGGGATCCTCGACGAGCGGCAGCAGCGTGTCGCGCCAGGCGTGCACGTTGCACTGCCCCATGCGGATCGTGAGCTGCTTGTCGAACAGCGTCATCATCGGGATGGGGTCGGCCGTGCCGACGTAGACGCCGCTGAGCGACACGGTGCCGCCGCGGCGCACGGCATCGAACGCGGTCATCAGCGCCGTCAGCCGGTCGAGGCCCGCCTCCTGCATCATCGGCCGCGCCAGCGCGTCCGGCAGCATCCCGACGACCGCCTGCGCGGCGGCGGCTGCGCCCGCGCCGTGCGCCTCCATGCCGACCGCGTCGACGATCGCGTCGGGGCCGCGGCCGTCGGTCATCTCGCGCAGCGCCTCGACGGCGCCCTCCATGTCGATCGTCTCGACGCCGTGGCGCTCGGCCATCGCGCGACGCTCGGCGACCGGCTCGACCGCGATGACGCGGTGCCCGAGGTGGCGACCGATGCGCGCGACGAATTGACCGACGGGGCCCAGCCCGATCACGCCGAGCGTGTCGCCCGGCTCGAGGTTCGCATACGCCACGCCCTGCCACGCGGTGGGCAGGATGTCGCTGAGGAACAGGTAGCGGTCGTCCGGCAGCTCCTTGCCCACCTTCGTGGCGTTGAAGTCGGCCATCGGGACACGCAGGCGCTCGGCCTGACCGCCCGGCACGGAGCCATACAGCGAGGTGTAGCCGTACAGCGCTGCGCCGGTGCCCTGGTCGCGGTTCTGCGTCGTCTCGCACTGGGTGGTGAGCCCGCGGGCACACATGAAGCAGTCACCGCAGGCGATGACGAAGGGGATGACGACCCGGTCGCCGGGCTGCAGCTGGGTGACGCCGGAGCCGACTTCCTCGACGATCCCCATGGTCTCGTGCCCGAGCACGTCGCCCTTGCTGAGGAAGGGGCCGAACAGCTCGTAGAGGTGCAGATCGGAGCCGCAGATCGCGGTCGACGTGACGCGGATCACGGCGTCGGTGGGATGGTCGATCGTGGGGGAGGCGACCTCCTCGATCGTGAGTGTGCGCTTGGATTGCCAGGTGAGTGCTCGCATGCCGCGCACGCTACGCGGTCATGCTGAAGATCGGCCGATGCGATCCGCAGCACCCCGCGGCGCGTTCCACGGCCCGGGCGGCAGCGGCACGGATGCGGGCGGCAGCGGCGCCAGGTCGGCTCCGCCGCGGTAGGCGAAGTGCACGAGCACCCCGGCAAGCAGCGGCTGTAGCGCGCCGACGGTCGGCATCGGGTGGACTCCTGCCGGATCGGCGAAGGCGATGATGGCGGCGTAGGCAGGCATGCTCAGCACCGAGACGAGGACGCCCCCCGTTGCCCACGAGAGGATGCCGCGTTCGGTGCGCGCCCATCGCGCCGCGCCGACGGCACCGAGCGCCAACGGCACGACCATGATGGCGGCGACCAGTGCGGCAGCGACAAGCGGCGACGCCGGTCCGCCGGAAGCGGTGAAGGCGCGCCATGCCTCGTCGAGCGTCGCGCCGGGGGAACGACGCAGGGGCAGCAGCACCAGCGCGTCGAGCAGGCTGACCGCGACCGCGATCGCGCCGAGCACGGCTCCTGTGGCGAGCATTCGACGCCGTGCCGCGGGTCGCACCGACTCGACGACGGCGGGCTTTGGCGGCTTCGCGGCCTCGATGGTCAATGCGCTTGCCGCCATGCAGGCCGCGCCCGCCATCGCCCACCCGAACCAGCCGCCTCCGTCGCGGAGTGCGAGCGCGGCAGCGGCCGCCAGGGCAATCAGCCCGAGCAGCCACAGCGGTGCGGCGAACCGCACCGCACCGCCGATCGTGGTGGATGCGAGGCTCAGCTGCACCACTAGCACCGCCGAGTGCACGAATGCCGCGCCGGCCAGCAGCAGGGTGGCGATGCCGACCGGTGCGGCCCCGAAGGCGAGGAAGATCAGCATCATGGCGATCGTCGCGTGCAGGACCGCGGCATCGATGCGGAGGCGTGCCTGCAGGATGGCGTGCGCGGGGCTGGGCGCCTGCATGCGATCGGCGGTGATCGCGGTGCGCAGCGCACCCCAGGCGATCTCGCCGCGCCGCACGCCGACGACGTCGGCATGCGCGAGGTCGTGGAGCCATTCCTCCCGGTAGCGGTCCCGAACCGCCCAGGGCAGAGCCGCAGCGGCGAGCTCCACGACGCGCCTCATGCTGCTCCGCCCAGCGCCGGTCGAGGACGCCGCCCGACAGCACTCGAGGTCTGCGCCTGCGCGGAGGCGCGCGATGCTCGAGCCAGGCGCACCGCCTCCGCCGCCGGTTCGCGGGCTTCGGGCGTCAGGCGATAGAGCCGTCGTCGAGCGCCAGGACGATCGCCGTCGGACTCCCACTCGCTCGTCACCCACTCGTGCGATTCGAGCCGCTCGAGAATGGGGTAGACGGAGCCGGTCGGTCTGCTGATGGCGCCGGCGATCGCGAGTCCCCAGG encodes the following:
- a CDS encoding protein phosphatase 2C domain-containing protein is translated as MSTPLSAAISHVGRIRTENQDSGYAGARLFFVADGMGGHAGGDVASAIVTRRAREADREYETAEEAAQALAQALREGNDALQQAMLEHPELSGMGTTGSGIIRVGDRVGIAHIGDSRIYRYRVGALEQISTDHTFVQKLVDAGRITREEAEHHPRRNVVMRILGNVEHDPEIDVAVEDALPGDRWLVCSDGLSSYVDEDRIRTILAQGLDTPSTVQRLVNESLSRGAPDNVTVVLCDIDERRSSSIEPTTVGSAAAPISYEAVEPERTFVSLGQLIMHPRQSRMQPAFEHFEPESEEFLQELLAEQRQMRRTRRIIWSIGTMVVVVGVLVVSTLFYSWTQDRYFVGVNDAGNVAIYQGIQQQIGPFVLATQVQETDIAIDDLTPFNQRNVEQTISAGSLEAARAIVERLEPSP
- a CDS encoding FHA domain-containing protein, giving the protein MSELTLIIIRIGFLALLWLFIFIVLYSLRSDLFGPRLTQLQQVAVRSARSRESGSAPAGADAPTTATARAPAPASTGKPASGQATRIVITSGPKAGLELELPETGMTIGRSSGSGLQIKDDYTSNAHAKIARWRDQWVVQDLGSTNGTFVEGKRISESTPVQVGSSVRIGTTTFELRR
- a CDS encoding DUF3662 and FHA domain-containing protein, yielding MGFLDSIERGLEKAVNGAFAKTFRSGVEPVEIASALKRELDTQASVVSRDRILVPNRLTVRLSPTDFQKLRRLGDSLLDELSDTVQAHARQSGYSFPGAVDLGLEPDEALTTGMLEIRSDAEAGEVVWTAVVDIKGKRHMLRTGRTIIGRGSDADITVDDAGASRKHAEIIWDGTRAQVSDLGSTNGTTLNGRALKHALLEPDSIIDIGATRIVYRLLAQSKERP
- a CDS encoding alcohol dehydrogenase catalytic domain-containing protein — protein: MRALTWQSKRTLTIEEVASPTIDHPTDAVIRVTSTAICGSDLHLYELFGPFLSKGDVLGHETMGIVEEVGSGVTQLQPGDRVVIPFVIACGDCFMCARGLTTQCETTQNRDQGTGAALYGYTSLYGSVPGGQAERLRVPMADFNATKVGKELPDDRYLFLSDILPTAWQGVAYANLEPGDTLGVIGLGPVGQFVARIGRHLGHRVIAVEPVAERRAMAERHGVETIDMEGAVEALREMTDGRGPDAIVDAVGMEAHGAGAAAAAQAVVGMLPDALARPMMQEAGLDRLTALMTAFDAVRRGGTVSLSGVYVGTADPIPMMTLFDKQLTIRMGQCNVHAWRDTLLPLVEDPADPLGTEDLVTHRVPLDRAPEMYELFQKKHDGCIKVVLEP
- a CDS encoding PadR family transcriptional regulator; the encoded protein is MPRPLARMTPATLDVLAHLLERDAPTWGLAIAGAISRPTGSVYPILERLESHEWVTSEWESDGDRPGARRRLYRLTPEAREPAAEAVRLARASRASAQAQTSSAVGRRPRPALGGAA